One segment of Brassica napus cultivar Da-Ae chromosome C3, Da-Ae, whole genome shotgun sequence DNA contains the following:
- the LOC106385759 gene encoding chaperone protein dnaJ 11, chloroplastic — protein sequence MSGTLIYSAVNSLRSSPGNSLRQPKPTRLHNGNARFPTGATSFRASAAQTLNAEPAVTESVRRRASSLYELLRVDETASLTEIKTAYRSLAKVHHPDASSESDGRDFMEIHKAYATLADPTTRAIYDSTLGARGRRMHAGATGRTSRVYPMTRRWETDQCW from the coding sequence ATGTCCGGAACTCTAATCTACTCTGCCGTTAACTCCCTTCGATCCTCGCCGGGAAATAGCCTTCGTCAACCGAAGCCAACCAGACTCCACAACGGAAACGCGCGGTTTCCCACCGGAGCTACGTCGTTTAGAGCTTCGGCAGCGCAGACTCTCAACGCCGAGCCAGCCGTAACGGAATCCGTTCGCCGGCGAGCGTCGAGCCTCTACGAACTGCTGAGAGTCGACGAAACGGCGTCGTTGACGGAGATTAAGACGGCGTATCGGAGCTTAGCTAAGGTTCACCATCCTGATGCGTCGTCGGAATCGGACGGACGAGATTTCATGGAGATCCACAAAGCTTACGCGACGCTGGCGGATCCGACGACCAGAGCGATCTACGATTCGACGCTGGGAGCACGAGGGAGGCGAATGCACGCTGGAGCTACGGGTCGGACGAGTCGGGTTTACCCAATGACCCGGAGATGGGAGACGGATCAGTGTTGGTAG
- the LOC106389113 gene encoding vacuolar cation/proton exchanger 2 yields MSHCKVPALIEAQVEMGSVNELEHKSLFRREEDDSTHTKAASLMEQGSLSPSFHEHATKSPKNSVIKSIKIVILSNKLNLLLPFGPLAILVHYMVDSKGWVFLLSLIGITPLAERLGYATEQLAFYTGPTVGGLLNATFGNVTELIISIFALKNGMIRVVQQTLLGSILSNMLLVLGCAFFCGGLVFHQKDQVFDKGIAVVNSGLLLMAVMGILFPAVLYYTHSEVHTGSSELALSRFSSCIMLIAYAAYLFFQLKSQSSSYSRLEEEANQNEEASGEDEDPEISKWEAIIWLSILTAWVSLLSGYLVDAIEGASVSWNIPIAFISVILLPIVGNAAEHAGAIMFAMKDKLDLSLGVAIGSSIQISMFVVPFCVVIGWMMGEQMDLNFQLFETAMLFITVIVVAFFLQEGTSNYFKGLMLILCYLIVAASFFVHEDPHQDGI; encoded by the exons ATGAGTCATTGTAAAGTGCCGGCTCTTATCGAAGCACAAGTTGAA ATGGGATCGGTTAATGAACTTGAGCACAAAAGCCTGTTTAGACGAGAAGAAGACGATTCCACACATACTAAAGCAGCTTCTCTGATGGAGCAAGGCTCTCTTTCTCCAAGTTTTCACGAACACGCCACTAAATCGCCAAAGAACAGCGTTATAAAGAGCATCAAGATCgttattttatctaataaacTCAATCTCTTGTTACCTTTCGGTCCTCTAGCAATCTTGGTCCACTACATGGTAGATAGTAAG GGGTGGGTGTTCTTGCTGAGCTTAATAGGCATTACACCATTGGCTGAACGTCTAGGATATGCCACAGA gcAACTTGCTTTTTACACTGGTCCTACAGTTGGAGGCCTTCTAAATGCTACATTTGGGAATGTGACTGAGCTGATCATATCGATTTTCGCTTTGAAAAACGGAATGATACGTGTGGTTCAGCAGACGTTGTTAGGATCCATTCTCTCTAACATGCTGCTTGTGCTCGGCTGCGCTTTCTTCTGCGGTGGGCTAGTGTTTCACCAGAAAGACCAAGTCTTTGACAAA GGAATTGCAGTTGTGAACTCAGGATTGCTTTTGATGGCTGTGATGGGGATACTCTTCCCAGCTGTTCTTTATTACACGCATAGTGAGGTTCATACCGGATCATCAGAGCTGGCCTTGTCAAGATTCAGCAGCTGCATAATGCTTATAGCATATGCTGCTTACCTTTTCTTCCAGTTAAAGAGCCAGTCTAGTTCTTATAGCCGTCTTGAAgag GAAGCAAATCAGAACGAAGAAGCTTCTGGTGAAGATGAAGATCCTGAGATCTCCAAGTGGGAAGCTATCATATGGCTCTCAATCTTGACTGCTTGggtctctcttctctctggcTATCTTGTTGATGCCATAGAG GGTGCCTCGGTTTCTTGGAACATACCGATAGCTTTCATCAGTGTCATATTGCTTCCTATCGTTGGGAATGCAGCGGAGCATGCAGGAGCTATCATGTTTGCCATGAAAGATAAACTG GATCTGTCATTAGGTGTGGCTATTGGTTCCTCTATACAGATCTCCATGTTCGTG GTACCGTTCTGTGTGGTGATTGGATGGATGATGGGTGAACAGATGGATCTCAACTTCCAGCTTTTTGAGACGGCTATGCTGTTCATAACCGTTATAGTTGTAGCTTTTTTCCTCCAG GAAGGGACATCGAATTACTTCAAAGGATTGATGCTCATTCTTTGTTACTTGATAGTTGCTGCCAGTTTCTTTGTACACGAAGATCCTCATCAAG ATGGTATATAA
- the LOC106389112 gene encoding proteasome activator subunit 4-like, protein MHLFNGWLPPPVAEETKKEKESFARVVRCVKELHRPDDPESVYATLKWISVIELYVRAKSDLSVEDVTELVEIGLQIFHSSQDKLYAQVRWGNVLVRLMNKYRKKLSLKVEWRPLYDTLIHAHFSRSPGPEGWRLRQRHFEAVTSLTRSCRRFFPQGAASDIWSEFMSLLENPWHNSSFEGSGFVRLFLPTNPENQDFFSEKWINNCLELWDSIPNCQFWNSQWAAVLARVIRKCSSIDWESYLPMLFSRFLNMFEVPVANGSGSYPFSVDVPRNTRFLFPNRTMTPSKSIAQSIVYFLKPGSSAHEQFKKLVNLLEQYYHPSNGGRWTYSLERFLLHLVVAFQKRLQREQQNPDSLSKVCLGKPERIAFVEVVLKLIDRGQYSKNEHLSETVAAATSILSYVEPSLVLPFVASRFHLALETTTATHQLKTAMMSVAFAGRSILQSYMSTAKQELGGDMDDRMFLDLIGISLSNALLGMDANDPPKTLATMQLIGSIFSNVAVLDDSSDDISIMTMASFSEWLDEFLCRLIALLQHLEPNSVINEGLSSSATSGTFLVEDGPYYYCMLEILLGRLSGSLYSQALKKISKFVRTNILPGAIAEVGLLCCACVHSNPEEAVVQIVEPMILAVISSLKDTPVTGFGGKGSADTLGSNKKDKQTLSPALEAAIDYQLKVLSVAITYGGSSLLRYKDHFIEAISSAFNSSSWKVNGAGDHLLRSLLGSLILYYPMDQYKCLSRHPAAPALEEWISTKASSKDEQVVHSRWHVPTKEEIQFANELIDLHLQSALDDLLRICQSNIHSDAGDEKTHLKVTLLRIDSTLQGVLSCLPDFRPSPKHDMVEELPFFIAGASGSSVGSAEIRERTAETIHAACKYLLEKKSDDSILLVLIIRIMDALGNYGSLEYDEWYNHRQAWKLESAAIVEPPANFITEFHSKGKRRPRWALIDKAYMHNTWRSSQSSYHLFRTDGNFSPPASLALLVDDLLTLCLHNYETVRVIAGKSLLKLLKRWPPLLSKCVGSLSENLRNPDAPENVVLGSCGILSSQSVLKHLTTDPKSFSSFLLGILSSSHHESMKSQKAIIELFVKYNIHFAGLSRNILRSLDSHVEGSTSGDLVSQISSMSFDSSSLHWRYNLMANRVLLLLAMSCRMDPAFSFKILNETAGHFLKNLKSQLPQTRILAISALNTLLKESPHKMQGKDQPPVSSQENANSSLDLALSQIFQEEGFFKETFESLSHIHITDTDSSSRCNHGSSSFQSMADKSITRFYFEFSASWPRTPSWISLLGSDIFYPSFARIFKRLAQECGVPVLLALKSPLEEFCNAKERPKQCVAAETLAGLLHSDVNGLQSEWDSWIMVQLQNVILGQSVESIPEWATCIRYAVTGKGKQGTKIPMMRQQILDCIVAPLPPTATTTVVSKRYAFLSAALIELSPPKMPVSEVKLHIALLDELIRNMSHSSAQIREAIGVILSVLCSNIRLRMSYQQKHPSEEGRTDVDSQLKEENWFKLISARASEAVTNIQQASISDSMDTSADVDMENGDSLDDVKWMETLFHFIISSFKSGRSSYLGDVIAGFLYPVISLQETSHKDLSTLAKAAFELLKWRVFPGSHLQKVIEVILSSADDSNWRIRSSTLTYLRTFMYRHTFILAHEEKQKIWKTVEKLLVDSQVEVREHAAAVLAGLMKGGDEDFAADFRDRSYAEANSIQKKRNRRKSSSTQSIATVHGAVLGLVASVLSVPYDMPSWLPDHVTLLARFAGEPTPVKSTVTKAVAEFRRTHADTWNIQKDSFTEEQLEVLADTSSSSSYFA, encoded by the exons atgCATCTGTTCAATGGATGGCTACCGCCGCCTGTAGCGGAGGAGacgaagaaggagaaggagtcGTTCGCGCGAGTCGTGAGATGCGTCAAGGAGCTTCACCGACCTGATGATCCAGAGTCTGTTTACGCCACTCTCAAGTGGATCTCCGTTATCGAGCT CTATGTTAGAGCGAAAAGTGATTTGTCTGTGGAAGATGTTACTGAACTTGTGGAGATTGGCTTGCAGATTTTTCATTCATCTCAGGATAAGTTGTATGCACAG GTTAGATGGGGTAATGTTTTAGTCAGGCTGATGAACAAATACCGTAAGAAGCTGTCTTTGAAAGTTGAGTGGAGGCCCTTGTATGATACCTTGATTCATGCACACTTCAGCAG GAGCCCGGGCCCTGAAGGTTGGAGGTTAAGACAACGACACTTCGAGGCTGTTACTTCCCTCACTCGTTCCTGTAGGAGATTTTTTCCACAAGGGGCTGCGTCGGATATATGGTCTGAATTCAT GTCTCTTTTGGAAAATCCTTGGCATAATTCCTCGTTTGAGGGCTCTGGCTTTGTGAGATTATTCCTTCCCACAAACCCCGAAAATCAAGATTTCTTCTCCGA AAAATGGATAAACAACTGTTTAGAGCTCTGGGATTCAATACCAAATTGTCAATTTTGGAACAGTCAATGGGCAGCTGTGCTAGCTCGTGTGATAAGAAAATGCAGCTCTATCGACTGGGAGTCCTACTTGCCCATGCTTTTTAGTAGATTCTTGAATATGTTCGAG GTTCCTGTCGCAAATGGAAGTGGATCATATCCTTTTTCAGTTGATGTTCCCAGAAACACGAGGTTTCTGTTTCCTAATAGGACTATGACTCCATCAAAGTCAATTGCACAGTCTATC GTATACTTTCTGAAACCTGGAAGTTCGGCACATGAGCAGTTCAAGAAACTTGTCAACCTTTTAGAACA GTATTATCATCCTTCTAATGGTGGCCGTTGGACTTATTCCTTGGAACGGTTTTTGCTCCACCTGGTAGTAGCATTCCAAAAGCGTTTACAGCGAGAGCAGCA GAATCCAGATAGTCTATCAAAGGTCTGTTTAGGAAAGCCGGAAAGGATAGCTTTTGTTGAGGTGGTGTTGAAGTTGATCGATCGTGGTCAATATAGCAAGAACGAACATCTTTCGGAGACCGTTGCTGCGGCCACATCCATTCTGTCTTATGTGGAACCCTCTTTGGTCCTTCCTTTTGTGGCGTCTCGGTTCCATTTGGCTTTGGAAACG ACGACTGCCACCCACCAGTTAAAAACTGCTATGATGTCTGTTGCATTTGCTGGCCGGTCAATCCTGCAGTCTTACATGTCAACTGCTAAACAAGAGCTTGGTGGTGATATGGACGATAGAATGTTTCTTGATCTTATTGGGATTTCTCTATCTAATGCATTGCTTGGAATGGATGCCAATGACCCCCCTAAAACCTTGGCAACTATGCAGCTGATTGGATCCATTTTTTCCAAT GTGGCTGTCTTGGATGATAGTTCTGATGACATATCAATCATGACTATGGCTTCCTTCTCTGAGTGGCTAGATGAGTTTTTGTGCCGTTTGATCGCTTTGTTACAGCACTTGGAACCCAACAGTGTTAT AAATGAAGGCCTAAGTTCATCTGCAACATCTGGAACGTTTTTGGTTGAGGATGGTCCTTATTACTATTGCATGCTTGAAATCCTACTAGGAAGGCTGTCTGGTTCTCTATATAGTCAG GCATTGAAAAAGATATCAAAGTTTGTTCGGACAAATATCCTTCCTGGTGCAATTGCCGAGGTTGGGCTGCTTTGTTGTGCATGTGTTCATTCGAACCCCGAAGAAGCAGTTGTTCAAATTGTTGAACCAATGATCCTCGCTGTTATATCTTCTCTGAAAGACACCCCTGTCACTGGGTTTGGAGGAAAAGGAAGTGCAGACACCCTTGGATCCAATAAG AAAGACAAACAGACACTTTCTCCAGCGCTTGAGGCAGCTATAGATTATCAGCTGAAAGTATTGTCAGTTGCCATCACTTATGGAGGCAGCTCACTTCTTCGGTATAAAGATCATTTCATCGAAGCTATCTCTTCTGCATTTAATTCCTCATCTTGGAAG GTTAATGGAGCTGGGGATCATCTTCTTCGATCTCTCCTTGGAAGTCTTATTCTTTACTATCCTATGGATCAGTACAA ATGTTTGTCTCGTCACCCTGCTGCTCCTGCTTTGGAGGAATGGATAAGCACCAAAGCTTCTTCTAAGGATGAGCAGGTGGTGCATTCCAGGTGGCATGTTCCCACCAAAGAGGAAATTCAGTTTGCCAATGAGCTCATAGACCTTCATCTTCAGTCAGCATTAGATGATCTTTTGAGAATTTGCCAATCAAACATTCACTCTGATGCAG GAGATGAAAAAACACACCTAAAAGTGACTCTTTTGCGCATAGATTCTACATTGCAAGGTGTTTTGTCTTGCCTCCCTGATTTCAGGCCATCACCTAAACACGATATGGTCGAAGAGCTGCCGTTCTTTATAGCTGGAGCATCAGGTTCCTCTGTTGGCAGTGCTGAAATACGAGAAAGAACTGCTGAGACCATCCATGCAGCCTGCAA ATACTTATTAGAGAAAAAATCAGATGACAGCATCTTGCTGGTATTAATAATCCGCATAATGGACGCTTTAGGAAACTATG GCAGTCTGGAGTATGATGAATGGTATAATCACAGGCAGGCTTGGAAACTGGAATCTGCTGCTATTGTGGAGCCCCCAGCGAACTTTATTACTGAGTTTCATTCTAAGGGCAAGAGAAG GCCTAGATGGGCGCTCATTGACAAGGCGTACATGCACAACACATGGAGATCATCACAATCGTCCTATCATCTGTTTCGTACAGATGGGAACTTCTCTCCACCAGCATCCTTGGCACTTTTGGTTGATGATCTTTTGACCCTCTGCCTGCACAATTATGAGACTGTTCGAGT GATTGCTGGAAAATCTTTGTTGAAGCTGTTAAAGAGATGGCCGCCATTGCTTTCAAAGTGTGTTGGGTCCCTTAGTGAGAACTTGCGAAATCCTGATGCACCAGAGAATGTAGTCCTTGGTTCTTGTGGCATTCTCTCTTCACAGAGTGTTCTCAAGCATTTGACGACG GATCCAAAATCATTTTCCTCTTTTCTTCTTGGGATTCTTTCAAG TTCTCATCACGAATCTATGAAATCCCAAAAAGCAATTATTGAG CTTTTTGTCAAATATAACATTCACTTTGCGGGACTGTCTAGAAACATACTTCGCTCGTTGGATAGCCATGTTGAGGGCTCTACTTCCGGAGATCTTGTTTCTCAGATCAGCTCCATGAGTTTTGATTCTTCTAGCTTGCATTGGAG GTACAACTTGATGGCTAACAGAGTGCTCCTTCTGTTAGCTATGTCCTGTAGGATGGACCCAGCCTTCTCCTTCAAAATCCTTAATGAAACTGCTG GACACTTCTTGAAAAACTTAAAGAGTCAACTTCCTCAGACGAGAATACTGGCAATTTCAGCTTTAAATACGCTGCTTAAAGAATCACCTCATAAGATGCAAGGGAAGGATCAACCTCCTGTGTCTTCCCAAGAAAATGCCAACTCGTCCCTTGATTTAGCATTGAGCCAAATTTTCCAAGAGGAAGGATTCTTCAAGGAGACTTTCGAAAGTCTTTCTCATATTCATATCACTGACACTGATAGTTCCTCTAGATGTAATCACGGAAGTTCATCCTTCCAGAGCATGGCGGACAAGTCAATCACTCGTTTCTATTTTGAATTTTCGGCTTCATGGCCCAGAACTCCTAGCTGGATATCTTTGTTAGGAAGTGATATATTCTACCCAAGTTTTGCTCGAATCTTCAAGCGTTTAGCACAGGAATGTGGAGTGCCTGTGTTGCTGGCACTTAAAAGTCCCTTAGAGGAGTTTTGTAACGCCAAGGAGAGGCCAAAACAGTGTGTTGCTGCTGAAACATTAGCAGGTTTACTGCACTCTGATGTTAATGGTCTTCAAAGTGAGTGGGATAGCTGGATAATGGTTCAGTTGCAGAATGTTATTCTTGGCCAATCAGTAGAATCCATACCGGAGTGGGCTACTTGCATACGTTATGCTGTCACGGGGAAAGGGAAACAAGGAACGAAAATTCCTATGATGAGACAACAAATTTTAGACTGTATTGTGGCACCATTGCCACCAACTGCAACCACCACTGTTGTTTCAAAGCGGTATGCTTTTCTTTCGGCTGCATTGATAGAACTATCTCCACCAAAGATGCCTGTATCAGAAGTAAAGCTACATATTGCGCTTCTTGATGAATTGATCCGTAATATGTCCCATTCCTCAGCACAA ATAAGGGAAGCTATCGGTGTAATTCTTTCAGTTTTATGCTCCAACATTCGGCTGCGGATGTCATATCAACAAAAACATCCATCTGAAGAAGGTAGAACAGATGTTGATAGCCAACTTAAGGAGGAAAATTGGTTCAAGTTGATTAGTGCAAGAGCGTCTGAAGCTGTTACGAACATTCAACAAGCTAGCATATCAGATAGTATGGACACTTCAGCAGATGTAGATATGGAAAATGGCGATTCTCTAGATGATGTTAAATGGATGGAAACG CTCTTCCATTTCATCATCTCATCTTTCAAATCTGGGAGGTCTTCATATCTAGGAGATGTAATTGCGGGATTCCTCTATCCGGTGATATCCTTACAG GAAACATCGCATAAAGATCTGTCCACATTAGCTAAGGCAGCCTTTGAGCTGCTGAAATGGCGGGTTTTCCCAGGATCTCATCTACAGAAAGTCATTGAAGTTATTCTTTCTTCTGCTGATGACTCTAACTGGCGGATAAGATCTTCAACGTTGACATATCTGAGAACGTTTATGTACag GCATACTTTCATACTCGCCCATGAGGAGAAACAGAAGATATGGAAAACAGTGGAAAAGCTCCTTGTTGATAGCCAAGTAGAG GTACGAGAACATGCTGCAGCAGTTCTAGCAGGTCTAATGAAAGGAGGAGATGAAGATTTTGCTGCAGATTTTCGTGATAGATCCTATGCAGAGGCAAACTCGatccaaaagaaaagaaaccgaAG GAAATCAAGTTCAACTCAGTCCATAGCGACGGTGCATGGAGCCGTTCTTGGTTTGGTAGCTTCAGTTCTGTCTGTTCCTTATGACATGCCCAG CTGGTTACCGGATCATGTGACTTTACTGGCTCGTTTCGCTGGTGAACCTACGCCTGTAAAATCCACTGTGACTAAAGCTGTGGCTGAGTTCCGGCGAACCCATGCAGATACGTGGAACATCCAAAAAGACTCCTTCACTGAAGAACAACTTGAG GTCTTGGCTGATACATCATCCTCGTCATCGTACTTTGCTTGA
- the BNAC03G37880D gene encoding uncharacterized WD repeat-containing protein C2A9.03, with protein MSNYQGDAPAEYIEDVDDEMEDVGDDMDEEFRADDDDDLAASDSDVEEFDYSNNKIADTSAEQARKGKDIQGIPWDRLSISREKYRQTRLEQYKNYENVPNSGEASEKVCKVTQKGGQFYDFWRNSRSIKSTILHFQLRNLVWATSKHDVYLMSNFLLTHYSSLTSGKKEVLNVRGHVAPSEKHPGSLLEGFTQTQVSTLAVKDDFLVAGGFQGELICKHLDRPGVSFCSRTTYDDNAITNAIEIYNKPSGALHFTASNNDCGVRDFDMERYQLVKHFRFPWPVNHASLSPNGKLLAIVGDNPEGLIVDPNTGKTLETLSGHVDYSFASAWHPDGFTFSTGNQDKTCRVWDIRNLSQSVAVLKGNLGAIRSIRYTSDGKYMAMAEPADFVHVYDVSKGYETEQEIDFFGEISGISFSPDTEALFIGVWDRTYGSLLEYHRRRNYSYLDSFL; from the exons ATGTCTAATTACCAAGGGGATGCTCCGGCTGAGTACATCGAAGACGTGGATGATGAGATGGAAGATGTGGGAGATGATATGGATGAGGAGTTCCGTgccgatgatgatgatgatctcgCTGCTTCTGATTCTGATGTCGAGGAGTTTGACTACTCT aataataaaatagcTGATACCTCGGCGGAACAAGCTCGGAAAGGGAAAGATATTCAGGGGATTCCTTGGGACAGGCTTAGTATTTCTAGAGAGAAATACAGACAAACTAGGTTAGAGCAGTATAAGAACTATGAAAATGTCCCCAATTCCGGGGAAGCATCCGAAAAA GTTTGCAAGGTCACACAGAAAGGGGGACAGTTCTATGACTTTTGGCGGAATTCAAGATCTATTAAATCCACCATACTTCATTTCCAG TTGAGGAATCTGGTGTGGGCAACTTCCAAGCACGACGTGTATCTGATGTCCAATTTCCTGCTGACACATTATTCTTCTCTAACGTCCGGAAAGAAGGAAGTTCTCAATGTTCGCGGTCATGTTGCACCATCTGAG AAACATCCTGGAAGTTTGTTGGAAGGATTTACGCAGACTCAAGTGAGCACACTTGCAGTAAAAGACGACTTTCTAGTTGCTGGTGGATTTCAAGGAGAACTTATTTGCAAG CATCTTGATAGACCGGGCGTCAGCTTCTGCTCTCGTACGACTTATGATGATAATGCTATTACCAATGCTATTGAGATTTACAACAAACCCAG TGGCGCCCTTCATTTTACTGCCTCGAATAATGACTGTGGAGTTAGAGATTTCGACATGGAGAGATACCAGCTTGTTAAGCATTTCCGTTTTCCTTGGCCAGTGAAT CACGCATCCTTGAGTCCTAATGGTAAATTACTGGCTATTGTTGGGGACAATCCAGAGGGCCTTATAGTAGACCCCAACACGGGAAAG ACGCTGGAAACACTATCAGGACATGTGGACTATTCCTTTGCCTCGGCGTGGCATCCTGATGGATTCACTTTCTCAACTGGAAACCAGGACAAGACCTGCCGTGTATGGGATATCCGTAACCTATCTCAATCCGTTGCTGTCTTGAAGGGTAACCTTGGAGCAATCCGGTCAATCCGCTACACATCCGATGGGAAATACATGGCCATGGCCGAACCAGCCGACTTCGTCCACGTCTATGACGTCTCAAAGGGTTATGAAACAGAGCAGGAAATCGACTTCTTTGGGGAGATCTCCGGAATATCGTTCAGCCCTGACACAGAGGCGCTCTTCATTGGAGTATGGGACCGCACTTACGGTAGCCTCCTTGAGTATCATCGGCGCAGGAACTATTCCTATCTTGATTCGTTTCTTTAA